A window of Candidatus Methylacidiphilales bacterium genomic DNA:
CGCGCATATCGGGACGAGATACGCAAGGAAGAGACGACGAAGGGGGTGGGCAGGTGCCGCCATCACCCTCTGGGCTGGGGCCAAAAAGCCGCCCCGCTTTGTTGCTCGTCGGTCACGGGTATATTTCATACCTGCTCCCTCCTCGCGCCTCGCCGGACGGTTTTTTGACCCCCCGCGTAAGGTCGCGTTCCGCTCCCACGCGGTCACGCGACAGCGCGGATCACGCGGGTTATCCGGATAGGCTCTAAGGCAGGTGGAGGATGACGTAGGTCGGCCTGCATGATATAAAACCCTCATGAAGGAAAGTACCCAACGCGCCCTCTTCCGCTGGACCCACCTGCTTTTTGCCCTCCCCTTGGTCGGTTTCATTTACGGACCGCCCGCCGAAGTCGAGCCGTATCGTCCGTATTTCCAGTTCGTCTATTTTCCGGTGGTGGTGCTTTCCGGATTGTGGATGTGGAAGGGCCCCTCGATCAGAAAGCTGTTTGCCAAGACGGACAAGCCCTGAGCCATGGGTGAACCGGGGGGCTGCTCTCTGTGCTCCGGGAAAGCGTCATCCCTGGCCTCCCGTTTCTGATGCGCTTCTGTTTGATCCGGATCGATGCAGGAGATCTCGCGCAGAGTCGCGGAGACGCAGAGAGGGGGAGAGGAATAAAGCCGATGGGGGACGAAAAGGGAACGGGCTTCGCCCTCCCATAAGGCACGTTTTTACGCCCACTCAATTCAATTTGGCATCAGATCGCATTGCGATTGATTGGCAGTGGTTTCAACTCTTTCTCTTACTCGATCACGTGCTCGTTCTCTCCATGCCCGAGAGAACGAGTGGAGTATCTTCAGGGATGCGGGGTGATGGCGATGATGGTGATCACCGGAATCCGCTTTTTGCCGTTTTGTTCATCCGGTCCGTAGTGCCAGAAGATCCGGTAGGCGCCGGGCGTTTTGTTCTGCGCATAAGCTTCGTACACTTTTTCCCCATGGAAGCCGGATAACGAGGTGTATTCGTGGGTCTGCAGCCCGGGATGCCGGGGATTGGTTTCCAGATACCCCAGGGCTTTGCGGACCTGTTTGAGCAGGCCGGCCTTCGAAGCCTGGGCCTCCAGTTCGTCCAATTGACGATCCGCCGTGCGTGTGAAAACCAGCCGCCAGGCCACGGCTTATTCCTTGGCGTCTTGGGTTTCTTTGATTTCTCTGGTGAAGCGGACGAACGATCCGCGATGACGGCTTTTCCCTTCGGCGGATTCTTTCAACCCCTGCCGGACCGTGGCCAAGGCCTTGGGGTTTTCGTAGAGCCAGGCCTCCGAGGCCGGAACCACCTTCACGGGGTCGAGGACGATTTGCCCGAGGGAGTTGCAGTAGATGTTGAAGGCCCCTGCCGCCGCGGCTTCGCCCAGGGAAAGGCGCTTCTTGGAGTCGGTGCGGGCGAACTCGCTGATGAGTTGGAAGTCCTGGTTTTTGATCACCGTAGAGGAAGCCATGGGGACAATATGGCGGGCGTGGGATGGATCGTCAAGTGGGATTGGCCCACCGCATGGAGAAGGCAAACGAGGATGAGGCGGTCCGAGGTGCAACAGCCTGATCCCCTCCACAAACGTATATCACAGCACCCGGATCTGTTCCATCCATGGGAAATTGAAACGCCCGGGGCGGATGTGAATTTCAACGGCTTTTCCTTCGCCACCCTCGTTGTATAGCCCGCGACCGACAACCATCTGTTCCGGAATCCGCACCTTGGAGGCTTCAGCCTCGAACTCCAATCTAAAATAGTAGCTGACTTTGCGGCTCCCTCTCCGTCCTCGTGTGATGCGTGTGTATTTTTCCGTGATGCGCGCATGCCGTATCTCGGCAGGCCGGTTGTCAAAGGCGATATTGGCATCCGACACGAGTTCCGCACCCGTCCAAGGCAAGCCTATGAGAAGGAGCAGGGCACTCTCAACGATGATCCGGTGTGTTCGTGAGGAACCACCCAGAAACAATGCCAGAAACAACATGAGCAATAAAAAAAGCACCGCCGACAAGAGCAGCCCCATCCCCAATACCGGCATCCATGACAAATACAAAGGGTGCGGGAGCAGACTTAGTTCAATCAAACCCGGAGCACCGTAAAGCGCGATTCCCCAAGTCAGAGATTCGGCAATAAAGGCTTTGTGGAAAAATGGATCCTGGAGGAATTGCAATGCAGAATCCGGCACTTTTTTGAGAAGTTTCCCCAACGTGCTTAAGTCCTCTAAATCTTCTTCGTTGGGAACGATGCTGCCCTTTTGATAGACCCAAAGGTAGGAACCGTCGGTGCTGATGGAGTGAATACCGCGCCGGAACAAGCGACAAACGGCCTTTCGGGCGGCGACATCCTGCTTTAAAAACTGCGGCAACTCCCTATGATCACAGGCGACATAGATGTGCCGGTCAAACTCTTCATCCTCTGTCTGCATTTCACTTGAAAAGCCCAGCCATTTGAAAAAGCGGTCCGTTCCGCCTTCCTCGGTCAGCTTGAAGTAAAAACCCTTCTTAAGGGCAATACCGTAGAATGTTCCGGTAATTCTGTGTTTGTTACGGGAATATCGAACAAACCAAGACCCAATGGAGCTACGCCCCCTCTTCTCAGGCTGGTGAACCCTGGGCCAGCAGGACCGGGCGATGGCCGCACCCACGGCGAAGAGCACCCGCAGTAAAATCCACATTAATTCACCCTAGGATATCAAACCAAAGGCATCAAGAGGCTTAGAGCCTTTTGCATTTGATCAGCTGCTCGTTCTCATACTCTTTCTCTCGGGCATGGAGAGAACGAGCACGAGAGCGAGTAAGAGAACGAGTGGCCGATAACCGGAAAAGGCTTCAGACTCCGGTGGCTTTGGGGTCCCAGATGACTTTGTGCATCTGGATCTGGAATCGCACGGGCAGCTGGTCCTCCAGGATCCAGGCCACGATGTCTTTCGGATCGACGCGGCCGAAGACGGGCGAAAACAAGACCGCCCGCACTTTCGACGCCAGGCCGTGTTCCCGCACGCGATCCCGCGCCCACTCGTAATCGCCGCGCGAGGCCAGCACGCATTTGACCTCGTCGTTGGCGGTGAGCAACGGGATGTTCTCCCAGCGGTTCTTGTCGCTCATGCCGCTGTCAGGACATTTCAAATCCATGATGCGCACGACCCGGGGGTCGACCGGGCCGATGTCGCGGTGGCCGCCGGTTTCCAGCAGGACGCGGTAACCGCGGTCGCACAATTGCTTCAACAGGGGAAGGCAGTTGGGCTGGAGCAGGGGTTCGCCCCCGGTCACTTCGACCAGGGGCAGGCCGAGGGCCTCGACGCGGGCCAGGATCGCATCCAGCTCCATCTTCTCCCCGCCGTAAAAGGCCTGGGGGGTGTCGCACCAGGCACACCGGAGGTCGCAGAAGGTCAATCGCACGAAGGTACAGGGCAGGCCGGCAAAGGTGCTTTCCCCCTGCACACTGGCGTAGATTTCGTGGATGGTCAGTTGTTCCGGCATCGGGAGAGATTAACCGCGAAGGATGCGGAGGGCGCGAAGTTTTTTTTCGCCATCCTTCAACGGGCTGCGCTGGCCCGGAGCCGAAGATTCTTGGCACGCGGGAGGGCGATCGCGGTATTCTGTTCAAAATGAAGGGTCCCCTGCTCATTTTCGATGGCGATTGCCGGTTTTGCCGTCGTTCGGTGGCCCTGCTGCAAGCCTGGGCCCCCCTGCCCATCGCGGCCCAAGCGTCGCAGGACTGCACCGTGGCGGTTGCATCGGGCGGGATCGACGGCGAGCAGGCCCCGGGCGCGGTGCAATACATCGACCGGTCGGGGCGGCTGCACCGGGCGGCGCGGGCGGTGCTGCTTTGCCTGGCCGAGCACGGGGCGCCGGCTTGGCCGCTGGCGCTCTATGAACGGGTGCCGGGGATGGCGTGGCTGGCGGAGTGGGTTTACCGGCTGGTGGCCCGCCACCGGGGTTGGATTTCGCGCTGCTGCGTGCGGGGTTGAGCCGCGACTGGCGCAATGAGCTGAACCCGGCTCGGCGGGAGCCTCGCCCTCCCGCTGATTCTGTCGCCTACCCAATAGGATTTGGTATCAGCTTTGGGTTCAAATCGTTTCTCTTACTCGCTCTCGTGCACGTTCTCTCCCATTCAGAGAGCACGAGAATGAGAAAGAGTATGAGAACGAGTGGCAGATTAAATGCAAAATGCTCTAACGTCCGTTTCAGGGAGATCCTCCCGCCTCCGAACGATTGCTGCCATAAAATCTCTTGACCCTCGGAGCCTTCATCTATAAGATTGTCTTGTAGATTTAAAACATATGAAATTATCAAAACTAATCCTTGGTGGTCTTCTTTTGTGTCCTGCCGTGCTGCGGGCGGGCGAATCCGAGCTCTCCCTGCCGATCGACCGGTCGGCATCGTTCAGCTTCTCCGGCATCTCGCTGCAAAGTGAGTGGATCTTATGGATCGGCCTGGGGGTGGCCCTACTGGGGATGTTGTTCGGCTTTCTGGAATACCGGAAGCTCCGCCAACTGCCGGCCCACCAGAGCATGCTGGACATCTCCGCCCTGATCTACGGCACCTGCAAGACCTACCTCCTGCAGCAGGGCCGGCTGCTCCTGATCCTGGAGATCTTCATCGGGTCGACCATGGTCTACTACTTTGGCTTCCTGAAACACGCCGGGCCGTCCACCGTGGCCCTGATCCTGATGTGGTCGCTGATCGGGATCGGCGGTTCCTTCGCCGTGGCCTGGTTCGGGATGTTGATCAACAACGTGGCCAACAGCCGCATGGCCTTCGCCTCGCTCCGCGGACGGGCCCTGGAAGTTTCCGAAATCCCGACCCGCTCGGGCATGAGCATCGGCGTGCTCCTCATCAGCGTGGAACTGTTCCTGATGATCGCCATCCTGGCCTTCGTGCCGCCCGCCCTGGCCGGTTCCTGTTTCATCGGCTTCGCCATCGGTGAATCCCTCGGCGCCAGCGTGCTCCGCATCTGCGGGGGGATCTTCACCAAGATCGCCGACATCGGCAGCGATTTGATGAAGATCGTCTTCAAGATCAAGGAAGACGATGCCCGCAACCCGGGGGTCATCGCCGACTGCGCCGGGGACAATGCCGGCGACAGCGTGGGCCCGACGGCGGACGGCTTTGAAACCTACGGGGT
This region includes:
- a CDS encoding radical SAM protein, with protein sequence MPEQLTIHEIYASVQGESTFAGLPCTFVRLTFCDLRCAWCDTPQAFYGGEKMELDAILARVEALGLPLVEVTGGEPLLQPNCLPLLKQLCDRGYRVLLETGGHRDIGPVDPRVVRIMDLKCPDSGMSDKNRWENIPLLTANDEVKCVLASRGDYEWARDRVREHGLASKVRAVLFSPVFGRVDPKDIVAWILEDQLPVRFQIQMHKVIWDPKATGV
- a CDS encoding DCC1-like thiol-disulfide oxidoreductase family protein, which produces MKGPLLIFDGDCRFCRRSVALLQAWAPLPIAAQASQDCTVAVASGGIDGEQAPGAVQYIDRSGRLHRAARAVLLCLAEHGAPAWPLALYERVPGMAWLAEWVYRLVARHRGWISRCCVRG